The following are encoded in a window of Providencia rettgeri genomic DNA:
- the gapA gene encoding glyceraldehyde-3-phosphate dehydrogenase translates to MTIKVGINGFGRIGRIVFRAAQERSDIEIVAINDLLDAEYMAYMLKYDSTHGRFNGTVEVKDGHLIVNGKKIRVTAEKDPANLKWNEVGVDVVAEATGIFLTDETARKHIQAGAKKVVLTGPSKDDTPMFVMGVNHKAYAGQEIVSNASCTTNCLAPLAKVINDKFGIVEGLMTTVHATTATQKTVDGPSHKDWRGGRGAAQNIIPSSTGAAKAVGKVIPELNGKLTGMSFRVPTPNVSVVDLTVRLEKPATYTQICDAIKEAAAGELKGVLGYTEDDVVSTDFNGEKLTSVFDAKAGIALNDNFVKLVSWYDNETGYSNKVLDLIAHISK, encoded by the coding sequence ATGACTATCAAAGTAGGTATTAATGGTTTTGGTCGTATTGGCCGTATCGTTTTCCGTGCTGCACAAGAGCGTTCTGATATCGAAATCGTTGCAATCAACGACCTGCTCGATGCAGAATACATGGCTTACATGCTGAAATACGACTCAACTCACGGTCGTTTCAACGGTACCGTTGAAGTTAAAGATGGTCACCTGATTGTAAACGGTAAAAAAATCCGTGTTACTGCAGAAAAAGATCCTGCAAACCTGAAATGGAACGAAGTCGGTGTTGATGTTGTTGCTGAAGCAACAGGTATCTTCCTGACTGACGAAACTGCGCGTAAACACATCCAAGCAGGCGCGAAAAAAGTTGTTCTGACTGGTCCTTCTAAAGACGATACCCCAATGTTCGTTATGGGCGTTAACCATAAAGCTTACGCAGGTCAAGAAATCGTATCTAACGCATCTTGCACAACTAACTGCTTAGCTCCACTGGCTAAAGTTATCAACGACAAATTCGGCATTGTTGAAGGTCTGATGACCACTGTTCACGCAACAACTGCAACTCAAAAAACTGTTGATGGCCCTTCTCACAAAGACTGGCGTGGTGGTCGTGGTGCGGCCCAAAATATCATCCCATCTTCAACAGGTGCTGCTAAAGCAGTAGGTAAAGTTATTCCTGAGCTGAACGGCAAACTGACTGGTATGTCTTTCCGTGTTCCAACACCAAACGTTTCTGTTGTTGACTTAACTGTTCGTCTGGAAAAACCAGCAACTTACACTCAAATCTGTGACGCAATCAAAGAAGCAGCGGCAGGCGAGCTGAAAGGTGTTCTGGGTTATACTGAAGATGACGTTGTATCAACTGACTTCAACGGCGAAAAACTGACTTCTGTGTTTGATGCTAAAGCAGGTATCGCACTGAATGACAACTTTGTTAAATTAGTTTCTTGGTATGACAACGAAACGGGTTATTCAAACAAAGTATTAGACCTGATCGCTCACATCTCTAAATAA
- the msrB gene encoding peptide-methionine (R)-S-oxide reductase MsrB, translated as MSHKDKQHVDISGLNEMQRYVTQQAGTEPPFSGQLLHNRKEGVYECLCCGTPLFMSETKFDAGCGWPSFYEPVNEHAIKYIEDFSHGMHRIEVRCQHCNAHLGHVFPDGPMPTGQRYCINSASLSFLDKASGEKTRG; from the coding sequence ATGTCACATAAAGATAAGCAACACGTTGATATTTCAGGTTTAAATGAAATGCAGCGCTATGTTACACAGCAAGCGGGCACGGAGCCGCCATTCAGCGGTCAATTATTGCATAACCGTAAAGAAGGTGTGTACGAATGTCTGTGTTGTGGTACACCTTTATTTATGTCTGAAACCAAATTTGACGCAGGTTGTGGGTGGCCAAGCTTTTATGAACCAGTGAACGAGCATGCGATTAAATACATCGAAGATTTCTCCCATGGCATGCATCGCATTGAGGTTCGCTGCCAACATTGTAATGCTCATTTAGGGCATGTATTTCCAGATGGTCCCATGCCAACGGGTCAACGTTACTGTATTAATTCAGCATCCTTAAGCTTTTTGGACAAAGCATCAGGCGAAAAGACACGAGGTTAG
- a CDS encoding YeaC family protein, whose product MTPEIYERLVTAVELGKWPDGIPLTAEQKEHSLQMVMLWQSRNNHNPEHMTVGTNGEITMKSKQELKAMFQGDRLATLKPQNDN is encoded by the coding sequence ATGACGCCAGAAATTTATGAGCGCCTCGTTACGGCTGTTGAATTAGGAAAATGGCCTGATGGTATCCCTTTAACGGCAGAGCAGAAAGAACATAGTTTGCAAATGGTGATGCTGTGGCAATCGCGCAATAATCATAACCCTGAACACATGACTGTCGGCACAAACGGTGAGATCACCATGAAGAGCAAGCAAGAGCTTAAAGCGATGTTCCAAGGGGATCGTCTCGCGACATTAAAACCACAAAATGATAATTAG